Below is a window of Cytophaga hutchinsonii ATCC 33406 DNA.
AGAAACAAGTTACAATCAATTTACACTAGGTTATTTATATTATGAACATCTTTGTTGGAAGCCTTCCATTTAGTTTAGAAGAAAACGAATTAAGAGAATTTTTTGAAGAGTATGGTGAAGTTAGTTCAGTGAAAATTATCTCTGACAAATTCACAGGAAGAAGCAAAGGCTTCGGTTTTGTTGAAATGCCCGATGATGCAGCTGCACAAAAAGCTATTGACGAATTAAATGGTGCTGAAGTTAACGGACGTACAATCGTTGTTAACAAATCAGAAGAGAAAAAAGATGGTCCAAGAAGAAGTGGATTTAGTGGTGGCGGCAACCGTGGCGGTGGCGGCGGTTACAGCGGCGGTGGTAATGGCGGCGGCGGTTACGGTGGAAACCGTAGCGGTGGCGGTGGTTACGGCGGTGGCGGTAACAGCAGAGGTTTCGGCGGAAGCGGAACTGGCCGTAACAGCAGAGGTGATCGTTAATCAACACGCATCATATAAAAAAAGGCTTCGTATTTCCACGAAGCCTTTTTTGTTTTCTGTGTCACGTCCTGAAATAAGTTGACACAAAATCGACTTATTTATGAAAGATTCAGGCAGGAAACAATGTGTTCAGGCGTAGACAACGGGATTACAATTCAACCTTTAAATTAAGTATCGTAAGCCAGGTTGAAAAGTGCCAATTAACGGATACATGGTCAGTGAAACAGTCTCATTGTCTAAAAATAATAGCGCAATGGAAATATCAGTAACTATTATTTCCTTGTCTGCATGCTCACACCTGTCTGTAACGTAAACGTTTCAAAAAAATCCCAGATAGCCTGACTGCCATTGAAATCTTTACTTTTTCTGCCCATCAGCTTAAACGCCTTTGCAGCACCCGGCCAGGTATGGCCGCCATTATAGATTTTATAAAACCAGACTTCCGATCCATTTGCACAATGTGTATACTTAATGAGAATAGAAGAAGTATGGTCTTTCTTACTTGTATTGGGTACAAAAACCGTATCCGGTTTGTTTTCACATTGATCTTTCAATGCCCATAATCTCACCACTTCTTCCGCACCAAATGCCTGCTTCATACCCGTATACCGCATGATGTGATCCTTTGTTCCATGTATATGCATAACGGGCACGCTACGTTCCGGTGTACAATAAATCAGTGTACTATCCGACATTAACCCCGATACCGAGGCAATAGCTGCAATACGTTTACTCATTTCACAGGCAATGCGGTAAGTAAAGGATCCGCCTAAACTTACACCTGTAACATAGATCCGGTTTTTATCAATCGAATACGCAGCCTCAAGTGTATCTAACAGGGCATTGAAATAGGCAATGTCATCGTGCCCCTGAATATATGAAGTAAAGCCCAGGCCTGCATTCCAGCCCTGGTGATACGATTGCGGATACACTGCTATAAAGCCTTCCTTGTCGGCAACGGCATCAAGCTGGCAGTAGTGCTGATGTTTTATTGCTGCTGAACCCAGACCGTGAAAATTAACAACAAGTGAATAGGCTTTACCTTGTATATATCCTTTCGGTAAATGAAGCAGGTAAGTTGTTTTCTCTTCACCAAACTGCATGGTATGTTCCTCCTGTGTGCCTTTTGCATAACCGGAAACAAAAAACAGCATAATACAGCTCATTTTTATACAAATGAGCTGTACTGTTTTCATACCTTCAAACTTCCTCCACATAATCAAAACCGCTATTGTGTTTTATCTGCCTTATATTCTTTGTACCCAAACGGAAACACTTCCACCTTTCGTTTTAAATTCTGCCCAGCCGTTTTCAGCAATGTGTACTTCTTCCTGAACATGCCCCAGATAATCATAGAATGTTTTACCTGTATGCCTTGCGCCTATTTCCATGTGTTTGAAACCATCTTCACCGTTGGATAATAAAACAGCACAGCCGGTTTTATCATCATCCTCTTTGCCTTCTCTTGTCCAGCCAACACAATTCGGATGATCAAAATAATCACGTTGATAACCATAAGCAAACTCTTTACGTGCTTTTAATAATCCTTCAAGTGCATCGCATTTGGGCATATTAATTTCATATTCATTTCCATCCTTACCTTTATCTTTGTAAGAAGTGCCATACAGATCCGGATAAAATACACACGGATATCCTTTTTCGCGTAACAGGATAAGTGCATACGCCAATCCCTTAAACCACGGATTAACCGGAGCCTCAAGTGCCTGCAAAGGCTGTGTATCATGATTATCAATAAGTGTTACGGCGAGATCCGGAACTTCCTGTACCAGGCTGCCATCAAAAATGGCAGCCATGTTATAATCTTTCCCCTGCTGTGATGCAGCATACAGATTGTGATGCAGGGAGGCATCGAA
It encodes the following:
- a CDS encoding extracellular catalytic domain type 1 short-chain-length polyhydroxyalkanoate depolymerase; the protein is MKTVQLICIKMSCIMLFFVSGYAKGTQEEHTMQFGEEKTTYLLHLPKGYIQGKAYSLVVNFHGLGSAAIKHQHYCQLDAVADKEGFIAVYPQSYHQGWNAGLGFTSYIQGHDDIAYFNALLDTLEAAYSIDKNRIYVTGVSLGGSFTYRIACEMSKRIAAIASVSGLMSDSTLIYCTPERSVPVMHIHGTKDHIMRYTGMKQAFGAEEVVRLWALKDQCENKPDTVFVPNTSKKDHTSSILIKYTHCANGSEVWFYKIYNGGHTWPGAAKAFKLMGRKSKDFNGSQAIWDFFETFTLQTGVSMQTRK
- a CDS encoding RNA recognition motif domain-containing protein; this translates as MNIFVGSLPFSLEENELREFFEEYGEVSSVKIISDKFTGRSKGFGFVEMPDDAAAQKAIDELNGAEVNGRTIVVNKSEEKKDGPRRSGFSGGGNRGGGGGYSGGGNGGGGYGGNRSGGGGYGGGGNSRGFGGSGTGRNSRGDR